The proteins below come from a single Malus sylvestris chromosome 3, drMalSylv7.2, whole genome shotgun sequence genomic window:
- the LOC126614849 gene encoding uncharacterized protein OsI_027940-like isoform X2 has protein sequence MSRHPEVKWAQRVDKVFITVLLPDAKDAKVKLEPEGVFSFSASAGAENHQYELKLDLFDKVNVEESKINVGVRSIFCIVEKAEPAWWNKLLSGDGKTPHYVKVDWDKWVDEDDDTAGSGLGDMDLGGMDFSKFGGMGGDDMGGMGDFDDSDEDLELSKPEDEATDKEAEEQDAGKDGAGTSEEKKEATTNA, from the exons ATGAG TCGTCATCCGGAGGTGAAGTGGGCTCAAAGGGTGGATAAGGTTTTCATTACTGTGCTTTTGCCTGATGCGAAGGACGCCAAGGTTAAGCTTGAACCCGAGGGAGTGTTCAGCTTCTCGGCTAGTGCTGGTGCGGAGAATCACCAGTATGAACTCAAACTGGATCTTTTTGATAAGGTTAATGTGGAG GAAAGCAAAATTAATGTTGGCGTGAGGAGTATCTTTTGTATTGTGGAGAAGGCGGAGCCAGCATGGTGGAATAAGCTATTGAGTGGAGATGGAAAGACGCCGCATTATGTCAAAGTAGATTGGGACAAATGGGTAGATGAGGATGATGACACTGCCG GATCAGGTCTTGGTGACATGGATTTGGGAGGAATGGATTTCTCG AAATTCGGTGGCATGGGAGGTGATGATATGGGAGGAATGGGTGACTTCGATGATAGTGACGAAG ACCTAGAACTGTCAAAGCCAGAAGATGAGGCCACCGACAAGGAAGCCGAAGAGCAGGATGCTGGTAAGGACGGAGCTGGTACTTCAGAAGAGAAAAAGGAAGCTACCACGAACGCATAA
- the LOC126614840 gene encoding WD repeat-containing protein GTS1-like: MEATDMEVEERPPSNPDPFKRISLKNSIQTNFGDDYVFQIVPKDDWTAMAVSLSTNAVKVYSPVTGQYYGECKGHSATINQIAFSGPSTPHILHSCSSDGTIRAWDTRTFQQVSSFHSGSSQEIFSFSFGGSGNNLLAAGCDTQILFWDWRNDKQVACLEDSHVEDVTQVHFIPDHQNKLLSASIDGLMCIFDTEGDINEDNHLDSVLNVGTSIGKVGFFGETYQKLWCLTHIETLSIWDWKDASETSFQDARSLASKGWTLDDVDYFVDCHYSREAEKLWVIGGTDTGTLGYFPVSYEGNKAIGSAEAVLGGGHTGVVRSVLPMSSTPSGSSQGHGIFGWTGGEDGRLCCWLSDNAPEINRSWISSALVSRSPRTRNTTRHQPY, encoded by the exons ATGGAAGCCACGGACATGGAGGTGGAGGAACGACCACCGTCCAATCCTGATCCTTTCAAGCGTATCTCCCTCAAAAACTCCATCCAAACAAACTTCGGCGACGACTATGTCTTCCAAATCGTCCCCAA GGATGATTGGACGGCAATGGCAGTTTCGCTTTCGACCAACGCCGTGAAGGTGTACTCGCCCGTGACGGGCCAGTACTACGGAGAATGCAAGGGCCACTCTGCAACTATCAACCAAATTGCATTCTCTGGTCCATCAACTCCACATATCCTGCACTCTTGCTCATCTGATGGAACTATTCGAGCTTGGGACACGCGCACATTCCAACAG GTTTCATCTTTCCATTCCGGCTCTTCTCAAGAGATTTTCAGCTTTTCGTTCGGAGGATCAGGGAACAATCTTCTAGCCGCAGGGTGTGATACTCAG ATACTATTCTGGGATTGGAGGAACGATAAACAAGTAGCATGTCTCGAGGACTCTCATGTAGAAGATGTTACCCAG GTTCACTTCATCCCTGATCATCAAAACAAGCTTCTTTCTGCTTCCATTGATGGATTGATGTGTATATTTGATACCGAAGGAGATATCAATGAAGACAATCATCTAGATTCA GTACTAAATGTTGGCACTTCGATTGGGAAGGTTGGGTTTTTTGGAGAGACATATCAAAAGCTTTGGTGTTTAACCCATATTGAGACCTTAAG TATCTGGGACTGGAAAGATGCAAGCGAAACGAGCTTCCAGGATGCTCGTTCTCTGGCTTCTAAAGGCTGGACACTCGACGAT GtcgattattttgttgattgcCACTACTCAAGAGAAGCAGAAAAGTTATGGGTAATTGGTGGCACTGATACTGGCACTTTAGGTTACTTCCCTGTAAGTTATGAAGGAAACAAAGCTATAGGGTCCGCTGAAGCAGTTCTTGGAGGTGGGCATACAGGTGTTGTTCGAAGCGTGTTGCCAATGTCGAGCACGCCCAGCGGATCCAGCCAAGGTCACGGCATTTTTGGATGGACTGGCGGTGAAGATGGCCGGTTATGTTGCTGGTTATCAGATAATGCACCCGAGATAAACCGATCATGGATTTCAAGCGCGCTGGTTTCAAGATCACCTAGGACCCGAAACACAACACGGCACCAACCCTACTAG
- the LOC126615118 gene encoding thiamine pyrophosphokinase 1-like isoform X2 yields MCADGGANRVYDDMPLLLPHENAVDVRKRYKPDVIKGDMDSIRKDVLEFYASMGTQIINESEDQDTTDLHKCITYICDSAPNLDKSNLCILVAGALGGRFDHEIGNINVLCRFSNIRIILISDDCLIHLLPRTHRHEIHIQSSVEGPHCGLIPIGMPSGSTTTTGLQWDLAETEMRFGGLISTSNIVNGEKITVQSDSDLLWTISIKKM; encoded by the exons ATGTGTGCCGATGGCGGTGCCAATCGCGTTTACGACGACATGCCCCTTCTGCTGCCGCACGAAAACGCCGTAGATGTTcggaaaag GTACAAGCCCGATGTTATTAAAGGCGACATGGATTCAATCCGAAAGGATGTCTTGGAATTTTATGCTAGTATG GGAACTCAAATTATTAATGAATCTGAGGATCAGGACACAACCGATTTGCATAAGTGTATAACATACATATGTGACTCGGCACCAAACCTAGATAAGTCTAAT CTATGCATTCTGGTTGCTGGGGCACTTGGTGGACGGTTTGACCACGAGATTGGAAACATCAACGTGTTATGTCGATTCTCAAACATTCGAATAATTCTCATATCTGATGATTGCCTCATCCATCTTCTTCCAAGAACACACCGCCATGAGATCCATATTCAGTCTTCTGTTGAAGGCCCTCATTGTGGACTCATACCCATTGGGATGCCATCTGGAAGTACTACAACCACTGGACTTCAATGGGATCTCG CTGAAACGGAGATGAGGTTTGGTGGTCTGATAAGTACATCAAATATCGTCAATGGAGAGAAAATAACAGTGCAGTCAGATTCAGATCTTCTTTGGACTATAAGCATTAAAAAGATGTAG
- the LOC126614849 gene encoding uncharacterized protein OsI_027940-like isoform X1 — protein sequence MSRHPEVKWAQRVDKVFITVLLPDAKDAKVKLEPEGVFSFSASAGAENHQYELKLDLFDKVNVEESKINVGVRSIFCIVEKAEPAWWNKLLSGDGKTPHYVKVDWDKWVDEDDDTAAGSGLGDMDLGGMDFSKFGGMGGDDMGGMGDFDDSDEDLELSKPEDEATDKEAEEQDAGKDGAGTSEEKKEATTNA from the exons ATGAG TCGTCATCCGGAGGTGAAGTGGGCTCAAAGGGTGGATAAGGTTTTCATTACTGTGCTTTTGCCTGATGCGAAGGACGCCAAGGTTAAGCTTGAACCCGAGGGAGTGTTCAGCTTCTCGGCTAGTGCTGGTGCGGAGAATCACCAGTATGAACTCAAACTGGATCTTTTTGATAAGGTTAATGTGGAG GAAAGCAAAATTAATGTTGGCGTGAGGAGTATCTTTTGTATTGTGGAGAAGGCGGAGCCAGCATGGTGGAATAAGCTATTGAGTGGAGATGGAAAGACGCCGCATTATGTCAAAGTAGATTGGGACAAATGGGTAGATGAGGATGATGACACTGCCG CAGGATCAGGTCTTGGTGACATGGATTTGGGAGGAATGGATTTCTCG AAATTCGGTGGCATGGGAGGTGATGATATGGGAGGAATGGGTGACTTCGATGATAGTGACGAAG ACCTAGAACTGTCAAAGCCAGAAGATGAGGCCACCGACAAGGAAGCCGAAGAGCAGGATGCTGGTAAGGACGGAGCTGGTACTTCAGAAGAGAAAAAGGAAGCTACCACGAACGCATAA
- the LOC126615118 gene encoding thiamine pyrophosphokinase 1-like isoform X1 translates to MDLMSHSSTFLLPTIPPNQTPSPTYALVLLNQSLPRFAPLLWNHAQLRMCADGGANRVYDDMPLLLPHENAVDVRKRYKPDVIKGDMDSIRKDVLEFYASMGTQIINESEDQDTTDLHKCITYICDSAPNLDKSNLCILVAGALGGRFDHEIGNINVLCRFSNIRIILISDDCLIHLLPRTHRHEIHIQSSVEGPHCGLIPIGMPSGSTTTTGLQWDLAETEMRFGGLISTSNIVNGEKITVQSDSDLLWTISIKKM, encoded by the exons ATGGACCTCATGTCTCATTCCTCCACCTTCCTCCTCCCTACGATCCCGCCCAACCAAACGCCGTCTCCCACCTACGCGCTCGTCTTGCTCAACCAGAGCCTCCCGAGATTCGCTCCTTTGCTCTGGAACCACG CACAACTACGTATGTGTGCCGATGGCGGTGCCAATCGCGTTTACGACGACATGCCCCTTCTGCTGCCGCACGAAAACGCCGTAGATGTTcggaaaag GTACAAGCCCGATGTTATTAAAGGCGACATGGATTCAATCCGAAAGGATGTCTTGGAATTTTATGCTAGTATG GGAACTCAAATTATTAATGAATCTGAGGATCAGGACACAACCGATTTGCATAAGTGTATAACATACATATGTGACTCGGCACCAAACCTAGATAAGTCTAAT CTATGCATTCTGGTTGCTGGGGCACTTGGTGGACGGTTTGACCACGAGATTGGAAACATCAACGTGTTATGTCGATTCTCAAACATTCGAATAATTCTCATATCTGATGATTGCCTCATCCATCTTCTTCCAAGAACACACCGCCATGAGATCCATATTCAGTCTTCTGTTGAAGGCCCTCATTGTGGACTCATACCCATTGGGATGCCATCTGGAAGTACTACAACCACTGGACTTCAATGGGATCTCG CTGAAACGGAGATGAGGTTTGGTGGTCTGATAAGTACATCAAATATCGTCAATGGAGAGAAAATAACAGTGCAGTCAGATTCAGATCTTCTTTGGACTATAAGCATTAAAAAGATGTAG
- the LOC126614854 gene encoding probable U6 snRNA-associated Sm-like protein LSm4: MLPLSLLKTAQGHPMLVELKNGETYNGHLVNCDTWMNIHLREVICTSKDGDRFWRMPECYIRGNTIKYLRVPDEVIDKVQEETKNRSDRKPPGVGRGRGRGREDGPGGRQAKGIGRGLDDGAKGAGGGRGRGGPGGKAGGSRGGGRGRA, from the exons ATG CTTCCTCTTTCTTTGCTCAAGACTGCCCAAGGGCACCCTATG TTGGTAGAACTAAAAAATGGGGAGACTTACAATGGGCATTTGGTCAACTGTGATACTTGGATGAACATCCATCTTCGAGAAGTTATTTGTACCTCCAAA GATGGAGATAGGTTTTGGAGAATGCCTGAATGCTACATCCGTGGGAATACTATTAAGTATCTTAGGGTTCCCGATGAG GTGATTGACAAAGTCCAGGAAGAAACCAAGAATCGTTCAG ATAGGAAACCACCTGGAGTAGGTCGTGGAAGAGGAAGAGGTAGGGAGGATGGTCCTGGTGGACGACAGGCTAAAGGCATTGGACGTGGCTTGGATGATGGTGCTAAAGGTGCTGGTGGAGGCCGAGGCAGAGGTGGACCTGGTGGGAAGGCCGGAGGAAGCAGAG GTGGGGGTCGAGGCCGAGCTTGA